From the genome of Ictalurus punctatus breed USDA103 chromosome 28, Coco_2.0, whole genome shotgun sequence, one region includes:
- the mark4a gene encoding MAP/microtubule affinity-regulating kinase 4 isoform X5: MKALRHPNIVQLFEVIETEKTLYLVMEYASGGEVFDYLVSHGRMKEVEARAKFRQIVSAVHYCHQKNIVHRDLKAENLLLDADSNIKIADFGFSNEFTLGNKLDTFCGSPPYAAPELFQGKKYDGPEVDIWSLGVILYTLVSGSLPFDGQNLKELRERVLRGKYRVPFYMSTDCEGILRRFLVLNPSKRCTLEQVMKDKWMNTGYEGDDLKPHVEPAEDYSDPSRIEVMVGMGFTTDNIKDALLNQKYNEVTATYLLLGLKTEVKQPDAHDGAESRVSGSMTLPRVRPSPVANGTNKHSSTAAAATAAAASSSSSSSSHSKTQRSASTYHRQRRHSDFCGPSMPVMHPKRSPTGGADRELRESRMPPRKASCSVMGSRSLPPSSPMVSTANNPNKAEIPERRKDITATTNNIPGSTMARRNTYVCTDRPSTDRQSLLQNGKENSSLSHRLPPASPSTLSISGAGASSSSSTADRCRLTRGSTIRSTFHGGQIRERVPSAYGPPPTSPTLSHDTTLPAHGRSRATANLFSKITSKLTRRVANESERVSRSSLSGCHLFGNQKEAEPWLGGGGWDVRPRPPRAPAELVLAVRDAARGCSCSHEPPGSKVTFQGEVCQLSVHHARLWEAPLAFTHIASRIYKGVEL; the protein is encoded by the exons ATGAAGGCTCTTCGTCACCCCAACatag TGCAACTGTTTGAGGTGATCGAGACAGAAAAAACGCTTTATCTAGTCATGGAGTACGCTAGCGGAG GCGAGGTGTTTGACTACCTGGTGTCTCATGGGAGAATGAAGGAGGTCGAGGCGAGAGCCAAATTCAGACAG ATCGTCTCGGCTGTTCATTACTGTCACCAGAAGAACATCGTTCACAGGGACCTGAAG GCGGAGAACCTGCTGCTGGACGCCGACTCCAACATAAAGATAGCGGATTTCGGCTTCAGTAACGAGTTCACGTTGGGGAACAAGCTGGACACGTTCTGCGGCAGCCCGCCCTACGCCGCGCCCGAGCTCTTCCAGGGCAAGAAATACGACGGGCCCGAGGTGGACATTTGGAGTCTGGGGGTCATCCTGTACACGCTGGTTAGCGGCTCGTTGCCCTTCGACGGACAGAACCTCAAG gagcTGCGTGAGCGTGTGCTCCGAGGGAAGTATCGAGTGCCCTTTTACATGTCCACTGACTGTGAGGGGATTCTGCGCAGGTTTCTCGTGCTCAACCCCAGCAAGCGCTGCACACTGGAg CAAGTGATGAAGGACAAGTGGATGAACACAGGGTACGAAGGCGATGATCTGAAGCCTCACGTGGAGCCGGCGGAGGACTATAGTGACCCGAGCCGCATTg aGGTGATGGTTGGGATGGGTTTCACCACAGACAACATCAAAGACGCGTTACTCAATCAGAAATATAACGAAGTCACCGCGACGTACCTTCTGCTGGGCCTGAAGACCGAGGTTAAACAACCAGACGCTCAC GATGGGGCGGAGTCACGCGTGAGTGGCAGCATGACGTTGCCGAGAGTGAGGCCGAGCCCCGTCGCCAATGGAACCAACAAACACTCGTCCACCGCCGCCGCCGCCACAGCCGCTGCCGCTTCTTCGTCCTCCTCTTCGTCCTCTCACAGCAAGACGCAGCGCAGCGCCTCCACCTACCACCGCCAGCGACGGCACAGCGACTTCT gtggtCCGAGCATGCCGGTGATGCACCCTAAGCGCAGTCCGACGGGCGGGGCCGACCGCGAGCTGCGCGAGAGCCGCATGCCCCCGCGCAAGGCCAGCTGCAGCGTGATGGGCAGCCGCAGCCTCCCGCCCTCCAGCCCCATGGTCAGCACGGCCAACAACCCAAACAAAGCCGAGATCCCTGAGCGGCGGAAAGACATAACCGCCACCACC aataaCATCCCAGGCAGTACGATGGCACGCAGGAACACATACGTGTGTACAGATCGGCCCAGCACGGACCGGCAGTCTCTACTGCAGAACGGCAAGGAGAACAG CTCTCTCTCCCACCGTCTCCCCCCCGCCTCTCCCTCCACTCTCAGTATTTCCGGAGCGGGCGCGTCGTCCTCCTCGTCTACGGCGGATCGGTGTAGGCTGACGCGAGGCTCCACCATACGCAGCACGTTCCATGGCGGGCAGATTCGAGAGCGCGTGCCTTCCGCCTACGGGCCGCCGCCCACCTCGCCCACGCTCAGCCACGACACCACGCTGCCGGCGCACGGCCGCTCCCGCGCCACGGCCAACCTGTTCAGCAAGATCACCTCCAAACTCACACGCAG GGTCGCAAATGAATCTGAGAGAGTCAGCCGATCTTCGCTCTCAGG tTGCCATCTATTTGGGAATCAGAAAGAGGCCGAGCCCTGGCTCGGGGGAGGGGGCTGGGATGTGAGGCCCCGCCCCCCACGCGCTCCCGCCGAGTTGGTACTGGCCGTGCGTGATGCAGCAAGGGGGTGCAGCTGCAGCCACGAGCCGCCGGGGTCAAAGGTCACGTTCCAGGGGGAGGTGTGTCAGCTGAGCGTGCACCACGCACGCCTCTGGGAGGCTCCGCTAGCATTCACTCACATCGCATCTCGGATCTACAAAGGGGTGGAGCTCTGA